From the genome of Planctomycetia bacterium, one region includes:
- a CDS encoding sigma-70 family RNA polymerase sigma factor, with protein sequence MPTGYSNTQTIAEMATLGKMLHEHRETLLRMMERRIDPKLSHRINAEDILSEAFLLARTKWDWYKRQTGISPIAWLYRISLDCLSAVWRRESRDKRDIRRDFPMPDQSSICLGLGLVQTGTSPSEGAVREEIQKSMRQVMALLRTSDREILWMRHYDQLSFIDIASILQITENAATVRYVRALKKLETLWLQRYPVTGTAE encoded by the coding sequence ATGCCAACAGGCTACAGCAATACACAAACTATTGCAGAGATGGCAACACTTGGAAAAATGCTCCACGAGCATCGTGAAACATTGCTTCGAATGATGGAAAGACGCATCGACCCAAAACTATCTCACAGAATCAACGCTGAAGATATTCTCAGTGAGGCTTTTTTACTCGCACGTACAAAATGGGATTGGTACAAGCGACAAACAGGTATCTCACCTATTGCTTGGCTATATCGGATCAGTCTCGACTGCCTGAGTGCTGTGTGGCGTCGTGAAAGTCGCGACAAGCGTGACATTCGTCGCGATTTCCCTATGCCTGATCAGTCATCTATTTGTCTTGGCTTAGGATTAGTACAAACAGGAACCAGTCCTAGCGAAGGCGCTGTTCGTGAAGAAATTCAAAAAAGCATGCGTCAGGTAATGGCACTCCTTAGAACTTCTGATCGAGAAATTCTTTGGATGCGACATTACGATCAGCTTTCATTCATAGATATTGCCTCAATACTTCAAATCACAGAAAACGCTGCTACGGTTCGATACGTTCGTGCTCTGAAAAAGCTCGAAACACTTTGGCTGCAACGATACCCCGTTACAGGGACTGCAGAATGA
- a CDS encoding site-specific integrase — MAHIYRKKYTRTNAQGERITKVRKKWYIRYVDPLKGRRVSIAGYSDRKATEQKAAFLERQAERRASGLIDPAEVHWNRPIEDHLQEYRDYLINKGASEEHAKRTLNRATLILNACKIERINQITLAPIQAHVAQLRSRKALVTIPENQEQFTKKEIAVLFGIGIAAVGKQIKHCNLPADGNGKARRFPRETVLTLATMRAEGRSIATANHYLQSIRGFCRWLVMDRRLTSNPISGIKAGNTNLDCRRSRRVLTHQELALLLDRTRTSKRVINAFDGPTRCMLYSLALSTGFRAHELSSLRKADIHWGDNFASVRCHAAYTKNRKHVEQPLPPWIIPLLEQFLQPLASEAKLWPGPWYKRACYMLRSDMTAAGIPYKTCEGYFDFHSFRGQYITELASVTHNIKVLQTLARHADVRLTLHRYAKARPAEIMAATAALPVPMLK; from the coding sequence ATGGCTCATATTTACCGCAAGAAGTACACCCGCACCAATGCCCAGGGTGAACGCATCACCAAGGTTCGCAAGAAGTGGTACATACGTTATGTCGATCCGCTCAAAGGTCGGCGGGTCAGCATTGCGGGCTATTCTGATCGCAAAGCAACCGAGCAGAAAGCTGCATTCCTCGAACGCCAGGCAGAACGGCGTGCATCGGGCTTGATTGATCCTGCAGAAGTACACTGGAATCGGCCTATCGAAGATCACCTGCAGGAGTATCGTGATTACCTCATCAATAAAGGTGCTTCGGAAGAACACGCGAAACGAACATTAAACCGTGCAACTTTGATCTTGAATGCTTGCAAGATTGAAAGGATTAACCAGATCACGCTCGCCCCCATCCAGGCTCATGTTGCTCAACTCCGTAGCAGAAAAGCTCTGGTAACCATTCCTGAAAATCAGGAACAGTTCACCAAGAAGGAAATTGCAGTACTATTTGGCATCGGTATAGCCGCCGTCGGCAAACAGATTAAACATTGCAATCTGCCTGCTGATGGAAATGGCAAAGCTCGACGCTTCCCTCGAGAAACTGTTCTTACTCTGGCTACTATGCGAGCTGAAGGACGCAGTATCGCCACTGCTAACCATTACCTGCAGTCAATTCGTGGTTTCTGCCGTTGGCTGGTAATGGATCGGCGACTTACTTCAAATCCCATTTCCGGAATCAAAGCAGGCAACACTAATCTTGATTGTCGTCGTAGTCGTCGTGTACTCACTCATCAGGAATTAGCATTGCTCCTTGATCGAACCAGAACAAGCAAGCGGGTGATCAATGCCTTTGACGGCCCAACTCGGTGCATGCTCTACTCATTGGCACTCAGCACTGGCTTCCGTGCCCACGAGTTATCTTCCTTACGCAAGGCTGATATTCACTGGGGGGACAATTTTGCATCGGTTCGCTGCCATGCCGCATACACCAAGAATCGAAAGCACGTTGAGCAACCATTACCGCCTTGGATCATTCCATTGTTGGAGCAGTTCCTGCAGCCCCTCGCATCAGAAGCCAAACTCTGGCCCGGCCCCTGGTACAAACGCGCCTGCTACATGTTACGCAGTGACATGACCGCAGCAGGTATTCCCTACAAAACATGCGAGGGTTATTTCGACTTTCATTCTTTCCGAGGCCAGTACATCACTGAGCTTGCATCCGTAACTCACAACATCAAGGTGCTACAGACGCTTGCCCGACATGCAGACGTTCGGTTGACTCTGCACCGCTATGCGAAAGCAAGGCCAGCGGAGATTATGGCGGCAACGGCGGCGCTACCGGTGCCGATGTTAAAATGA
- a CDS encoding DUF3987 domain-containing protein, translated as MSFSLFDDQDVNVDNQTKKIKSQKHAKANSSLLAPCNSLTLHRDAFHGIPGEIVHSIAPFSEADPVALLVQLLVCCGSILGRTAHAMVEGHKHYLNLFVILVGKSSKARKGSSWHRVKQYLTEVDNDWLTHRVQSGLASGEGMTYAIRDSAPLTTHKKSSKKYQPIDPGIKDKRLLCIEEEFAGILRQCERQGSVLSARLREAWDGTPLGSMTKHSPTRCKEPHVSLIAHGVDYEIVRYLNNVEIANGLGNRLLWFSVQRSQCLPHGCEYTPDQRLVARLIEAIHSGRSRGLITRTTKADRLWESVYPQLSEGKPGFYGSLLNRAEAQVLRLSCLFAVLDQTAQVAVEHLKAALAIWNYCESSVKTIFQNKTGEPLADRIHKQLQKLNAMDRTQISAFLHHNKTAEEISEALCLLKRLGHVQMTKELISGGGVREIWSLTNVRNERNKDGSDST; from the coding sequence ATGTCATTTTCCTTATTCGACGATCAAGACGTGAATGTGGACAATCAAACCAAGAAGATCAAATCCCAGAAGCATGCGAAAGCTAATTCCTCTTTGTTGGCTCCTTGCAATTCTCTTACTTTGCATCGGGATGCTTTTCACGGAATTCCTGGTGAGATCGTGCATAGCATTGCTCCCTTCTCAGAAGCAGATCCTGTTGCTCTACTCGTTCAACTCCTTGTTTGTTGTGGCTCAATTTTAGGACGGACTGCTCATGCCATGGTAGAGGGACACAAACACTATCTTAATCTGTTTGTAATTCTTGTTGGTAAATCTTCAAAGGCACGCAAAGGATCCAGCTGGCATCGAGTTAAACAGTATCTGACTGAGGTCGATAATGATTGGCTGACGCACAGAGTACAAAGTGGATTAGCCAGTGGTGAGGGAATGACCTATGCCATTCGAGATTCTGCTCCCCTAACTACACACAAAAAATCGAGTAAAAAGTACCAACCTATCGATCCAGGGATCAAAGATAAAAGATTGCTCTGTATAGAGGAAGAGTTCGCTGGCATACTCCGCCAATGTGAACGTCAAGGCAGTGTTCTTTCTGCCAGATTGCGAGAGGCGTGGGATGGTACACCGCTTGGCAGTATGACCAAGCATTCCCCAACGAGGTGCAAAGAACCTCATGTTTCACTTATTGCACACGGGGTAGACTATGAAATCGTCAGGTATCTCAACAATGTCGAAATCGCTAATGGCTTGGGGAACAGGTTACTGTGGTTTTCTGTCCAACGAAGCCAATGCCTTCCTCATGGCTGTGAGTACACACCTGATCAGCGATTGGTAGCACGTTTGATTGAAGCTATCCATTCGGGAAGGTCCAGAGGATTGATCACACGTACTACCAAAGCAGATCGCCTTTGGGAATCAGTCTATCCACAATTATCTGAGGGCAAGCCAGGTTTTTATGGTTCTTTGCTCAATAGAGCCGAAGCCCAGGTGTTACGACTCTCCTGCTTATTTGCAGTGCTTGATCAAACAGCTCAAGTAGCTGTTGAGCACCTTAAAGCAGCATTGGCCATTTGGAATTACTGTGAATCAAGTGTAAAGACAATTTTCCAAAATAAGACCGGTGAACCGTTAGCAGATCGCATCCACAAGCAATTACAAAAACTGAACGCTATGGATAGAACTCAAATTTCCGCATTTCTACATCACAATAAAACCGCCGAAGAAATATCTGAAGCACTCTGTTTGCTGAAAAGACTGGGGCATGTCCAGATGACTAAAGAGTTAATTTCAGGTGGTGGAGTTCGAGAAATCTGGTCCCTAACGAATGTACGAAATGAACGAAATAAGGACGGTTCTGATTCAACGTGA
- a CDS encoding response regulator transcription factor produces MTELLKRREQVAKLYLEGRTIRQIAQDLGVSIGTVHADLQYIEKEWATLAEQSVSKRKTDILAKLDLIEKMAYEAFEKSQGEIVVETQRARTKAGSGAKEIIKQEVRSMSPGDPRYLQIVGNCISQRAKLIGLLPKGGSSETGHLPVIGFEVVADTLENEMNEISESDNHDATDA; encoded by the coding sequence ATGACGGAACTGCTCAAACGTCGTGAGCAGGTGGCGAAACTCTATTTGGAAGGAAGAACCATTCGCCAGATCGCACAGGATCTTGGGGTTTCCATCGGAACTGTCCATGCCGATCTGCAATACATCGAAAAGGAATGGGCTACTCTTGCAGAACAATCCGTGAGTAAGCGCAAGACGGATATACTTGCTAAACTCGATTTGATCGAAAAGATGGCATATGAGGCCTTCGAAAAGAGCCAGGGTGAAATAGTTGTTGAGACTCAACGAGCCAGGACCAAGGCTGGGTCAGGGGCCAAGGAGATCATCAAGCAGGAAGTGCGTAGTATGTCACCTGGTGATCCGAGGTATTTGCAGATTGTCGGGAATTGCATCAGCCAAAGAGCAAAGCTTATTGGTTTGTTACCAAAGGGTGGTAGTTCTGAAACGGGGCATCTTCCTGTTATTGGTTTTGAAGTGGTCGCAGATACTTTGGAGAACGAAATGAACGAAATCAGTGAGTCTGATAATCACGATGCGACAGATGCGTAA